Proteins encoded by one window of Sulfurimonas crateris:
- a CDS encoding ShlB/FhaC/HecB family hemolysin secretion/activation protein — MLQKLKQSFLTLLLLASTLFAADIPDSGSILNEIKPSLKQLEKKAPPVIPMQEYKAPITGDDTLKVLVKKFEIQNNTVFSTEVLHDLIKEYEGKNLTILEIKKVADIITKYYRANGYFVARAYIPVQDLSDNIVRITVIEGVYGKFNINNSSKVKESTIKRYLSEFDNEEVISMDKLERQIFLINSLSGLQIVNAEIAPGETVGSSDFTITAEESKRVEGHISMDNYGNKYTGDERANIGATLNSPFGYGDALSIYILNSFTDELKYGRIAYSLPVGSDGVVTNIGLSKLKYTLGDSYKALDAHGEATLLEAGVSYPIIKTYTRSLDLKGEFVHRVMSDWMSGEKDKKSIDDFTLSLTSYETMNLFELPSSLLSVISFTHGHKSLKSQTAETNDAIVQSEGSFSKANLNLTHALGFSEKTLLTTRFNAQTSFTRNLDSSQELSVGGVYGTRAYSDNELSGDKGFFFSTELGYTLPAVQNLLHNMGLFYDTAKIWSNTNRWAGLSDNTRRLSDIGVSYNASYKSLNFKASYAHGFGSEATPVSQESRNKFLAQLFWLF, encoded by the coding sequence ATGTTACAAAAATTAAAACAAAGTTTTCTAACTTTACTGTTGCTGGCAAGTACACTATTCGCAGCTGATATACCGGATTCAGGAAGTATCTTAAATGAGATAAAACCTTCTTTAAAACAACTAGAAAAGAAAGCACCGCCGGTTATTCCTATGCAAGAGTACAAAGCTCCCATCACTGGAGATGACACGCTTAAAGTGCTGGTAAAAAAGTTTGAGATACAAAACAATACGGTATTTTCTACTGAAGTTTTGCATGACCTCATTAAAGAGTATGAAGGTAAAAACTTAACTATTTTAGAGATTAAAAAAGTAGCAGATATTATTACAAAATATTACAGAGCAAATGGTTATTTTGTGGCTCGTGCTTATATTCCTGTGCAAGACTTAAGCGATAATATTGTGAGAATCACTGTTATTGAAGGTGTATACGGCAAATTTAATATAAATAACTCATCAAAAGTAAAAGAGAGTACTATAAAAAGGTATCTGTCTGAATTTGACAATGAAGAAGTTATATCTATGGATAAACTTGAAAGACAGATATTTCTTATAAACTCATTATCTGGACTTCAAATAGTAAACGCAGAAATTGCTCCGGGAGAAACTGTAGGAAGCAGTGATTTTACTATTACCGCTGAAGAGTCTAAAAGAGTTGAGGGTCATATCTCAATGGATAACTATGGAAATAAATATACAGGTGATGAACGAGCCAATATTGGAGCAACACTCAACTCTCCTTTTGGATATGGCGATGCTCTAAGTATCTATATTCTCAACTCTTTTACCGATGAATTGAAATACGGCAGAATTGCTTACTCCTTACCTGTGGGCAGTGATGGGGTTGTGACAAATATAGGTCTTAGCAAGCTGAAGTATACTTTGGGAGACAGTTATAAAGCTCTTGATGCACATGGAGAAGCTACTCTTTTGGAAGCAGGAGTTAGTTATCCTATTATTAAAACATATACACGCAGTTTGGATTTAAAGGGAGAGTTTGTTCACAGAGTTATGTCGGATTGGATGAGTGGTGAAAAAGATAAAAAAAGTATTGATGATTTTACTTTGTCACTTACTTCTTATGAAACGATGAATCTATTTGAATTGCCGAGTTCTTTGCTGAGCGTTATCTCTTTTACGCACGGGCATAAAAGTTTAAAAAGTCAAACTGCAGAGACAAATGATGCCATTGTACAATCAGAAGGGAGTTTTTCTAAGGCAAACCTAAACTTGACTCATGCTTTGGGGTTCAGTGAAAAGACACTGTTGACAACACGCTTTAATGCTCAAACAAGTTTTACCAGAAATCTGGACTCAAGCCAAGAGTTATCTGTAGGCGGTGTTTATGGTACAAGAGCATACAGTGATAATGAACTCTCGGGAGATAAAGGTTTTTTCTTCTCGACTGAACTTGGCTATACTCTGCCTGCAGTTCAAAATCTTTTGCATAATATGGGACTATTTTACGATACCGCTAAAATATGGTCCAACACAAACAGATGGGCAGGACTGAGTGACAATACTAGAAGACTTAGTGACATAGGAGTTAGTTATAATGCTTCATATAAAAGTCTAAATTTTAAAGCTTCTTACGCTCATGGGTTTGGAAGTGAGGCAACGCCTGTATCACAA